From a single Lewinella sp. LCG006 genomic region:
- a CDS encoding T9SS type A sorting domain-containing protein has translation MKQFLHLSICLLLSMPMFLNGQITLQSSDYFPAIGDTLRTVVDNAPSGIAITASGGDQSWNFTSLQNSFSQELVVSDPAGGTSAGSYPSANILLDQAAGGEGYYISNSTQFAILGYAGTDPLGQGFQVNAPFIPEYVERWAPLAFFDLWNHQSALTVAIAADDIPGNIFDGLPITPDSIRVRVATTRTDLVDAWGTLSIPGGDYDVLREKRTEYRDVRLDAKIGPFPWADITDLALDALPIDALGTDTIVTYSFWSGDAKEAIAVIRADPGGTQVESVTFKDNGVVSNTATIVAAQPSFSIYPNPAIVHTNFEFKNMPAGKYTMDVYNLAGRSVWRESYQMNGHQIENFNVTRLRKGMYLCVLSNSTGERIGVKRLLVSTP, from the coding sequence ATGAAGCAATTTTTACACCTTTCTATTTGCCTACTGCTGAGCATGCCTATGTTCCTCAACGGGCAGATTACGCTCCAGAGCAGCGATTATTTTCCCGCCATAGGGGACACCCTACGTACGGTGGTGGATAATGCTCCTAGCGGTATTGCTATTACTGCTTCTGGTGGCGATCAAAGCTGGAATTTTACCAGTTTGCAAAATAGTTTTTCCCAGGAATTGGTGGTGAGTGATCCGGCCGGAGGAACCTCTGCGGGGAGCTATCCTTCTGCTAATATTTTACTGGACCAAGCTGCTGGTGGCGAAGGTTACTATATTTCAAATAGTACCCAATTTGCGATCCTTGGTTATGCTGGTACAGACCCATTGGGGCAGGGTTTTCAAGTGAATGCACCTTTCATTCCTGAATATGTGGAACGCTGGGCTCCGCTTGCTTTTTTTGATCTGTGGAACCACCAATCCGCCCTTACGGTTGCTATCGCAGCTGATGATATTCCCGGAAATATTTTTGACGGACTTCCAATCACTCCTGATTCGATCAGGGTAAGAGTAGCAACTACGCGCACGGATTTGGTAGATGCCTGGGGTACCCTCAGTATTCCCGGCGGTGATTATGATGTACTGCGGGAAAAACGTACGGAATATCGGGATGTACGATTGGATGCTAAAATTGGCCCGTTTCCATGGGCGGATATCACTGATCTTGCTTTGGATGCGCTGCCAATTGACGCCTTAGGAACGGATACTATCGTTACCTACAGTTTCTGGAGCGGAGATGCAAAAGAAGCAATCGCCGTCATTAGGGCCGATCCTGGTGGAACACAAGTAGAAAGTGTTACTTTTAAAGACAATGGTGTTGTCAGCAATACTGCTACGATCGTTGCAGCGCAGCCTTCGTTCTCTATTTACCCTAATCCTGCTATTGTTCATACCAACTTTGAGTTCAAGAACATGCCTGCCGGCAAATATACCATGGATGTTTACAACTTGGCCGGCCGTTCTGTTTGGCGAGAAAGCTACCAAATGAATGGTCACCAAATTGAGAACTTCAACGTTACCCGTTTGAGAAAAGGGATGTATCTGTGTGTATTAAGTAATAGCACCGGAGAAAGAATTGGGGTCAAGCGATTATTGGTGTCTACACCATAA
- a CDS encoding M3 family oligoendopeptidase yields the protein MMNTTVTFTEYPYVRPEMDGLKAAFEQALAAFSSASSLDLASTALKEIYQLRAGFQTMYNLAYIRHSSDTTDAFYEAENNFFDEQLPVFEELKTNFYRKLLASPWRPALEKEHGKQLFAIAELSLRTFRSEIIEKLQEENRLASAYNKLKATAQIDFDGETYNLSSIQPREEDPDRTKRAAAAKAKWDWMASQQTEMERIFDELVKVRHQIALELGFENFIELGYARMLRTDYSAADVANYREQVRQHIVPLAHKLYEQQANRLGIKELHYYDEPMLFADGNPLPKGQPEWIVAQAADMYAELSPETKVFFDFMQERKLMDLVSRDGKATGGYCTFIPDHKAPFIFSNFNGTSGDIDVLTHEAGHAFQVYSSRDLAISEYNWPTYEACEIHSMSMEFFTWPWMERFFKEDVDKYRFGHLSGAVYFLPYGVAVDEFQHFVYAHPEASPAERNQAWREIEKKYLPQRNYNGHPFLEAGGFWQKQTHIFGMPFYYIDYTLAQICAFQFWVKDREDHASAWESYVRLCKAGGSASFLDLVALAGLNSPFAPDCVAQLAAPVGAWLEENVL from the coding sequence ATGATGAATACGACCGTTACTTTTACGGAATACCCTTATGTGCGTCCTGAGATGGATGGATTAAAGGCAGCTTTCGAACAGGCTTTGGCCGCTTTCTCCTCAGCCTCTTCTCTCGATTTAGCGAGTACGGCACTGAAAGAAATCTACCAGTTGCGGGCGGGTTTTCAAACGATGTATAACCTGGCCTATATCCGCCATAGCAGTGATACGACAGATGCTTTCTACGAAGCGGAGAACAATTTCTTCGACGAGCAGCTACCCGTTTTTGAAGAGCTGAAAACAAATTTTTACCGCAAGTTGCTAGCCAGCCCATGGAGGCCAGCACTCGAAAAGGAACATGGTAAGCAGCTTTTTGCGATTGCTGAACTGAGTCTGCGCACTTTTCGCTCGGAAATCATCGAAAAACTTCAGGAAGAAAACCGCCTGGCCAGCGCATACAATAAGCTAAAGGCTACGGCTCAGATTGATTTTGATGGGGAAACCTATAACCTTTCCTCTATTCAACCCCGCGAAGAAGACCCTGATCGAACGAAACGGGCCGCCGCCGCGAAAGCGAAGTGGGACTGGATGGCCAGCCAGCAGACTGAAATGGAGCGCATTTTCGATGAGCTGGTGAAAGTCAGGCACCAGATCGCCTTGGAGTTGGGGTTTGAGAATTTCATTGAATTGGGTTATGCCCGGATGCTGCGGACAGATTATAGTGCCGCTGATGTAGCCAATTATCGGGAGCAAGTTCGACAGCATATTGTCCCTTTGGCGCATAAACTCTATGAGCAGCAGGCCAACCGACTTGGTATCAAGGAGCTCCATTATTACGATGAGCCAATGCTTTTTGCTGATGGCAACCCTTTACCCAAAGGACAGCCAGAATGGATTGTAGCACAAGCAGCGGATATGTACGCGGAGTTGTCACCAGAAACAAAGGTCTTCTTCGATTTTATGCAAGAACGTAAATTGATGGATCTCGTGAGTAGAGATGGCAAGGCTACAGGAGGTTATTGCACGTTTATTCCTGATCATAAAGCACCCTTTATTTTCTCGAATTTCAACGGTACCAGTGGAGATATTGATGTTCTGACCCACGAAGCAGGGCACGCTTTTCAGGTCTATTCCAGCCGTGATTTAGCAATTAGTGAATACAATTGGCCAACTTATGAAGCTTGTGAAATTCATTCCATGAGCATGGAGTTTTTTACCTGGCCCTGGATGGAGCGCTTCTTTAAAGAAGATGTCGATAAATACCGTTTTGGTCACCTGAGTGGTGCTGTCTATTTTCTCCCTTACGGTGTAGCGGTAGATGAGTTTCAGCACTTTGTTTATGCGCATCCCGAAGCAAGTCCCGCTGAACGCAACCAGGCTTGGCGGGAAATTGAAAAGAAATACTTGCCCCAACGCAATTACAATGGGCATCCTTTTTTGGAAGCAGGTGGCTTTTGGCAAAAGCAAACCCATATTTTCGGAATGCCTTTTTACTACATTGACTATACGCTGGCCCAGATTTGTGCTTTCCAGTTTTGGGTGAAGGACAGAGAAGACCACGCTAGTGCATGGGAAAGTTATGTACGATTGTGCAAGGCTGGAGGTAGTGCTTCTTTTTTGGATTTGGTGGCGCTAGCGGGATTAAATTCCCCCTTCGCCCCGGATTGTGTAGCACAATTGGCAGCACCTGTAGGGGCTTGGTTGGAGGAAAATGTATTGTAA
- a CDS encoding isoprenyl transferase, translating to MEWKNKIDLERLPKHIAVIMDGNGRWAKEQGKPRVFGHRNGVKAVREITEGAAEIGIEYLTLYAFSTENWKRPKLEVSALMRLLVETVYQETNTLMENNIRLKAIGEIDKLPKATYNALLEGIENTKNNTRMTLVLALNYSGRWDITQASQKLASAVAKGELQASDIDADRIAGALSTHGMPDPELLIRTSGENRISNFLLWELAYAEFYFSPVFWPDFHKPNFYQAIVDYQQRERRFGKISEQIA from the coding sequence ATGGAGTGGAAAAATAAGATTGATTTAGAGCGCTTGCCAAAGCATATTGCTGTCATCATGGATGGCAACGGCCGTTGGGCGAAAGAGCAGGGTAAACCTCGGGTCTTCGGGCACCGCAATGGCGTAAAAGCTGTCCGTGAAATCACGGAGGGTGCTGCTGAAATAGGGATAGAATACCTCACACTATACGCCTTTTCTACAGAGAACTGGAAACGCCCGAAGCTGGAAGTTTCCGCATTGATGCGCTTGTTGGTTGAAACTGTCTATCAGGAAACCAACACCTTGATGGAAAATAATATCCGACTGAAAGCTATTGGTGAAATCGACAAATTGCCCAAAGCCACTTATAATGCACTGCTGGAAGGCATTGAGAACACCAAGAACAACACCAGGATGACCTTGGTGCTTGCACTCAATTACAGTGGTCGATGGGACATTACCCAAGCTAGCCAAAAACTAGCCTCCGCAGTTGCTAAAGGAGAGCTCCAAGCTTCTGATATTGATGCTGACCGAATTGCTGGTGCCCTTAGTACCCACGGCATGCCCGACCCTGAGCTACTGATCAGAACGAGTGGAGAAAACCGGATCAGCAACTTCCTCCTGTGGGAGCTTGCCTATGCTGAGTTTTACTTCTCGCCGGTTTTTTGGCCTGATTTCCACAAGCCCAATTTCTACCAAGCCATTGTCGACTATCAGCAACGAGAAAGACGTTTTGGGAAGATCAGTGAACAAATTGCCTAA
- the bamA gene encoding outer membrane protein assembly factor BamA — protein MKQMLTIKTHKLPLAIFCERLLTTSSAVIRYAVVLAGLTIGFTTTLQAQEDENLEVFDYTDPQDYEIGGIKVTGAFFSDEVAIIGVSGLAVGDKIRIPGYDIPRALRNLWRLRLFTDVQIIQEKKIGDVIFLEYILQERPRLSRFSYKGVKKSFHDDLNDEVNRYLLKGGIVTEDIKVNASESIRAFFVEKGFLDTRVLVEEINDTSRVNAVRLLFDVDLNDKIKIKDIIFTGNTAVTSRRLRKEMETKEKRRFLTGSKFIAEEYDTDQDAIIAFYNKIGYRDARIIQDSSWRNEKGELVLRIDMMEGTQYFFRDIAFKGNSIYETQQLEDVLGITKGDVYNQELLETRLSFSQDGRDVSTLYMDNGYLFFRADPIETAIEGDSIDLEIRIFEGPQATIDKVTIAGNDRTHEHVIRRELRTRPGDKFSRSDIIRSQRQIINLNYFNPENLGINTPVNPNRGTVDIEYTVEEKPSDQLELSAGWGGQRRVIGTLGVTFNNFSLRNITNRKAWHPLPQGDGQRVSLRAQTNGDFYQSYNVSFTEPWLGGKKPTSLTVAGFYNRFTNGATKANAAAYQSFNITQFSVSVGTRLRWPDDNFVSRTGVNIQTLNLQNWSLFNVFRSDNGEVVRGGYYNNFSITQTLARSTINDPLFPKEGSNISLSVQFTPPYSVFQDRNYADLPPEDRYRWLEYHKWRFDADWYATLVGKLVLKAQTKFGIIGSYNNEIGTSPFERFQLGGDGINNQQFGYAGVDIISSRGYEIADFPGNTIGNGQEVATPLYSKLTFELRYPLSLNPSSTIYVLAFAQGANAWRNGRDFNPFELQRSVGGGVRVFLPMFGTLGFDYGIGIDKSGPRTLQNMGDFNIILGFEPE, from the coding sequence ATGAAACAGATGCTAACAATTAAGACGCATAAACTACCCCTGGCAATATTTTGCGAGCGGTTGCTCACCACTAGTTCCGCAGTTATCCGCTATGCGGTTGTGCTGGCTGGTCTGACCATTGGTTTTACGACCACGCTTCAAGCACAGGAAGACGAGAATCTGGAGGTATTTGACTACACTGATCCTCAAGACTATGAGATTGGCGGTATCAAGGTAACCGGTGCTTTCTTTAGTGATGAAGTTGCCATTATTGGCGTTTCCGGTCTGGCCGTAGGTGACAAAATCCGGATTCCCGGCTATGATATCCCACGTGCGCTGAGAAACCTTTGGCGGCTTCGCCTTTTCACCGACGTGCAAATCATTCAGGAAAAGAAAATTGGAGACGTCATTTTTCTTGAGTACATCCTGCAGGAACGTCCACGCCTCTCGCGCTTTTCCTACAAAGGCGTAAAAAAATCTTTTCACGATGACCTCAACGACGAGGTCAATCGCTATTTATTAAAAGGAGGAATTGTCACGGAAGACATTAAGGTGAATGCCTCTGAGAGCATTCGAGCCTTTTTTGTTGAAAAAGGATTTCTGGACACCCGCGTACTGGTGGAAGAGATCAACGACACCAGCCGGGTCAACGCTGTTCGCTTGTTGTTTGATGTTGATTTGAATGACAAGATAAAGATCAAGGACATCATCTTTACCGGCAATACCGCTGTCACTTCTCGCCGTTTGCGCAAAGAAATGGAAACCAAAGAGAAGCGTCGTTTCCTGACGGGTTCTAAATTCATTGCCGAAGAATACGATACCGACCAAGACGCCATCATTGCCTTTTACAATAAGATTGGTTACCGCGATGCCCGGATTATTCAAGACAGTAGCTGGCGCAATGAAAAAGGCGAGTTAGTGTTGAGGATTGACATGATGGAAGGTACCCAGTATTTCTTCCGCGATATCGCTTTCAAAGGGAATTCCATCTACGAAACCCAACAACTGGAAGACGTCTTAGGTATCACCAAAGGCGATGTGTACAACCAGGAATTACTGGAGACTCGCTTGAGCTTTAGCCAGGATGGCCGCGACGTGAGTACCCTATACATGGACAACGGTTACCTGTTTTTCCGCGCTGACCCCATTGAAACCGCGATAGAAGGTGACAGCATTGATTTGGAAATCAGAATCTTTGAAGGCCCACAAGCAACCATCGATAAAGTAACGATTGCGGGTAACGACCGAACCCACGAACACGTTATTCGTCGGGAACTAAGAACGCGTCCGGGAGACAAGTTCAGCCGTTCAGACATTATCCGTTCTCAGCGCCAAATTATCAACCTCAACTACTTCAATCCAGAAAATCTGGGGATCAACACCCCGGTAAACCCTAACCGCGGTACGGTAGATATTGAATACACGGTAGAAGAAAAACCTTCTGACCAGTTGGAACTATCAGCCGGTTGGGGTGGTCAACGCCGGGTTATCGGTACCTTGGGGGTTACCTTCAACAACTTCAGCTTGCGCAACATCACCAATCGCAAAGCCTGGCACCCCCTCCCTCAAGGAGACGGTCAGCGGGTGAGCTTGCGTGCGCAAACCAATGGCGACTTTTACCAGTCTTACAACGTTTCTTTCACTGAGCCTTGGCTAGGTGGTAAAAAGCCAACCTCTTTAACAGTAGCTGGTTTTTATAATCGCTTTACCAACGGAGCGACAAAAGCTAACGCGGCCGCTTACCAGAGTTTTAATATTACGCAATTCTCGGTGAGTGTAGGTACGCGCTTGCGTTGGCCGGATGATAACTTTGTATCCCGTACAGGGGTCAACATCCAGACCTTGAACCTGCAAAACTGGAGCCTTTTCAACGTCTTCCGTTCGGATAACGGCGAAGTGGTACGCGGCGGATACTACAATAACTTCAGTATCACGCAGACCTTGGCACGGAGTACGATCAACGACCCCTTGTTCCCGAAAGAAGGTTCTAACATTTCTTTATCGGTGCAGTTTACGCCTCCTTATTCTGTATTTCAAGACAGAAACTACGCTGACCTTCCTCCGGAAGACCGTTACCGCTGGTTGGAATACCACAAGTGGCGTTTTGATGCCGACTGGTACGCCACCCTGGTGGGTAAGTTAGTACTGAAAGCACAAACTAAGTTTGGGATAATTGGTAGTTACAACAATGAAATTGGCACTTCTCCATTTGAGCGTTTTCAGCTGGGAGGTGACGGTATCAACAACCAGCAATTTGGTTATGCCGGTGTAGATATTATTTCCAGTCGGGGCTACGAGATTGCAGACTTCCCCGGCAATACCATTGGTAATGGCCAGGAAGTAGCCACGCCGCTTTACAGCAAACTTACCTTTGAGTTGCGTTACCCCTTGTCTTTGAATCCTAGCTCAACGATTTACGTGCTCGCATTTGCTCAAGGAGCAAATGCTTGGCGGAATGGCCGCGACTTCAACCCATTTGAACTACAGCGTTCTGTAGGTGGTGGTGTTCGCGTTTTCCTACCTATGTTCGGAACCCTTGGTTTCGATTACGGTATCGGTATCGATAAATCGGGGCCTAGGACCCTGCAAAACATGGGTGATTTCAACATCATCCTTGGTTTTGAACCAGAATAA
- the ftcD gene encoding glutamate formimidoyltransferase, producing MSKKALLECVPNFSEGRDLTIIKQITDAIETVEGVKLLDVDPGYATNRTVVTFVGEPAAVVEAAFRGIKKAAELIDMRQHKGEHPRMGATDVCPLVPIANISMEEAAHWAAQLGRQVGEELHIPVFLYESAATRPERKNLATIRAGEYEGLADKLKQPQWEPDFGEASFNATAGATAIGARDFLIAYNVNLNTTSVRRANSVAFDIREKGRVQRSGNPINGPVVEDENGNPVRVPGTCKGVKAIGWFIEEYGIAQISMNITDTRLTALHEAFEATRQSANARGLRVTGSELVGMVPLQVMLDAGKYFLAQQQRSLGVSEDEIIKIAVKSLGLDELSPFDPHKKIIEYQLRDETSAPLAAMSLRAFANETASESPAPGGGSIAAYVGALGAGLGTMVANLSSHKRGWDDRWAEFSEWAERGQELKDQLLLLVDQDTQAFEGIMAAFRLPKGSEAEKNTRREAIQSATKAAMMTPFRIIETASQIFPLCRAMAENGLPASVSDAGVGALCARAAIHGAYLNVQINASGLHDEEFKEDLLAKGAALVASSDQQEKEIMEIVRKTL from the coding sequence ATGTCTAAAAAAGCTTTGCTTGAGTGCGTCCCCAATTTCAGTGAAGGCCGCGATCTAACCATCATTAAACAAATTACCGACGCGATAGAAACCGTCGAAGGCGTAAAACTTCTTGACGTAGACCCTGGCTATGCCACCAACCGGACTGTCGTCACTTTTGTGGGTGAGCCCGCAGCAGTTGTGGAAGCCGCTTTCCGGGGAATCAAAAAAGCCGCTGAACTCATCGATATGCGCCAGCACAAAGGCGAGCACCCACGGATGGGAGCTACCGATGTCTGCCCACTGGTGCCCATCGCCAATATCAGTATGGAAGAAGCTGCCCACTGGGCTGCACAACTAGGCCGCCAGGTAGGAGAAGAATTACATATTCCAGTGTTTTTATACGAAAGTGCTGCAACCCGGCCAGAACGGAAAAACCTCGCAACCATTCGCGCCGGAGAGTACGAAGGCTTGGCCGATAAATTGAAGCAGCCCCAATGGGAACCAGATTTTGGTGAGGCTAGCTTCAATGCTACTGCTGGCGCAACAGCCATTGGTGCACGCGATTTTCTGATTGCCTACAATGTCAATTTGAACACGACCTCGGTTCGGCGAGCCAATTCGGTAGCTTTCGATATCCGGGAGAAAGGTCGTGTCCAGCGGTCAGGAAATCCCATTAATGGGCCAGTGGTAGAGGACGAAAACGGCAACCCCGTGCGTGTTCCAGGGACCTGCAAAGGGGTCAAAGCAATTGGCTGGTTCATTGAAGAATACGGGATTGCACAAATTAGCATGAACATTACGGATACGCGACTCACCGCCCTTCACGAAGCTTTTGAAGCGACCCGCCAGAGTGCCAATGCGCGTGGCTTGAGGGTCACTGGTTCGGAGTTGGTAGGTATGGTGCCTCTGCAAGTGATGTTGGATGCGGGCAAATATTTTCTTGCACAACAACAGCGCTCTTTAGGGGTAAGCGAAGATGAGATCATTAAAATTGCCGTCAAATCCCTGGGGCTTGACGAGTTGAGTCCTTTTGATCCTCACAAGAAAATCATTGAATATCAACTGCGCGACGAAACATCGGCCCCCCTGGCAGCGATGAGCTTGCGCGCTTTTGCGAATGAAACGGCCAGTGAGAGCCCCGCACCTGGTGGAGGTTCTATCGCGGCCTATGTCGGTGCTTTAGGAGCTGGCCTCGGCACGATGGTCGCTAACCTCAGTAGCCATAAGAGGGGCTGGGACGACCGCTGGGCAGAATTCAGTGAATGGGCTGAACGTGGTCAGGAACTCAAAGACCAGCTCTTGTTACTCGTTGACCAGGATACCCAGGCTTTCGAAGGAATTATGGCCGCTTTTCGTTTGCCGAAAGGCAGTGAAGCTGAAAAAAATACCCGCCGAGAGGCCATCCAGTCGGCGACGAAAGCAGCCATGATGACACCTTTTAGAATCATAGAAACCGCGAGTCAAATTTTCCCACTCTGCCGGGCAATGGCCGAGAATGGTTTGCCGGCTTCCGTCTCTGATGCTGGCGTTGGAGCACTTTGTGCACGGGCCGCCATACATGGCGCTTACCTCAACGTACAGATCAATGCCAGTGGCCTACACGATGAGGAATTCAAGGAGGATTTGCTGGCCAAAGGTGCTGCCCTTGTAGCTAGTTCCGATCAGCAGGAAAAAGAAATCATGGAGATCGTCCGAAAAACGCTCTAA
- a CDS encoding BamA/TamA family outer membrane protein has product MKVVILSILVVLFATQALVAQEQEAITIDKISVIGQKRTRIAVIFRELPIKVGDTILLANLSEKIAEAERQLMNTNLFSKAAVTYKDWEGATQKVHLQVEVAENWYIYPVPTFDLADRNFNVWWKEQNRSLQRVNIGLEVNHLNFTGWGDKLEVGFEYGYTRSYKGSYKIPYINKKQTLGLAASLNYSRNREVNYATVNNKQEFYRDESRFLRRKYHFEGSLNWRPEIYATHTFGLEFHQEWVDPIIIQEFNPEYFGDNKNEINFFRLLYRFSYDFRDNRAYPWSGYTYGAEVIKDGVGIFRDRSALTLDLFGSKFWPVGKRWSFGAIAGGKYSFIRQPQAYRYNRALGFGRSRLSGYELYLLDGLDAAYLRKSVRFNIWKGNITFGKWVFLESFRELPFHFNLSMSSDIGYANSPFNTQPNPLNNQLLWGGGIGIDLVFYYDFVLRLQYSGNKIGDRGFFLDFELGI; this is encoded by the coding sequence ATGAAAGTTGTCATCCTGTCCATTCTTGTTGTCTTATTTGCTACCCAAGCCTTGGTCGCACAGGAACAGGAAGCCATTACTATAGATAAAATATCGGTGATCGGGCAAAAACGTACCCGGATTGCCGTCATTTTCAGGGAACTGCCCATAAAAGTAGGAGACACTATTCTGTTGGCCAATTTATCTGAAAAAATCGCCGAAGCAGAGCGCCAGCTCATGAACACCAACCTGTTCAGTAAGGCTGCTGTGACTTACAAAGATTGGGAAGGAGCTACCCAAAAAGTACATTTACAAGTAGAGGTAGCCGAAAATTGGTACATCTATCCAGTGCCTACCTTTGATTTGGCCGACCGCAATTTCAATGTCTGGTGGAAGGAACAAAACCGTTCTCTTCAGCGCGTAAACATTGGCCTGGAAGTTAATCACCTGAATTTTACCGGATGGGGAGATAAGCTGGAAGTAGGCTTTGAGTATGGCTATACCCGTAGCTATAAAGGCAGTTATAAGATTCCCTACATCAATAAGAAACAAACCCTTGGGCTAGCGGCCAGCCTCAATTATAGTCGTAATCGCGAAGTCAATTATGCTACGGTAAACAACAAGCAGGAGTTCTATCGGGATGAGTCGCGTTTCCTTCGGCGCAAATATCACTTCGAAGGGAGCTTAAACTGGCGACCTGAAATTTATGCCACCCACACTTTTGGACTAGAGTTTCACCAAGAGTGGGTAGATCCCATCATTATCCAGGAATTCAACCCTGAATACTTTGGCGACAACAAGAATGAGATTAACTTTTTTCGGCTCCTCTATCGTTTTAGCTATGATTTTAGAGACAATCGTGCTTATCCCTGGTCGGGCTATACCTATGGTGCAGAGGTAATCAAAGATGGTGTTGGGATTTTTCGTGATCGTTCCGCCCTCACATTGGATCTTTTTGGGTCTAAATTCTGGCCAGTAGGTAAGCGCTGGAGTTTTGGCGCTATTGCTGGTGGGAAGTACTCCTTTATTCGGCAACCACAGGCTTATCGCTACAATCGGGCCCTGGGGTTTGGCCGTAGCAGGCTCAGTGGCTACGAGTTGTATTTGCTGGATGGCCTTGATGCTGCATACCTGCGCAAGAGTGTCCGTTTCAATATCTGGAAAGGCAATATTACCTTCGGGAAGTGGGTTTTTCTGGAATCTTTTCGTGAGCTTCCTTTCCACTTCAACCTCAGTATGAGCAGCGACATTGGTTACGCCAACAGCCCCTTTAATACCCAGCCCAACCCCCTCAATAACCAACTTCTCTGGGGTGGCGGTATTGGTATCGACCTGGTTTTCTACTATGATTTTGTGCTGCGTTTGCAATACAGCGGCAATAAAATCGGCGATCGAGGTTTTTTCCTGGATTTTGAGCTTGGGATATAG
- a CDS encoding AAA family ATPase, with amino-acid sequence MAKSKHTLRPHAENAFAKELTALKAQDKLHRPEGWELSPQAVVTYLLGGTLEDGTLIEPKYFGQRRLIEVAVATLVTDRALLLVGIPGTAKTWVSEHLAAAISGNSTLLVQGTAGLNEEALRYGWNYAQLLAEGPSEKAVVPSPVMKGMTTGKIVRIEELTRIPSDVQDALITILSEKTLPIPELNAEVQAIRGFNLIATANDRDKGVNELSSALRRRFNTVMMPLPATLEEEVKIVETRVNQTQSQLEIPAPPLPSDEVRRLVTIFRELRSGKTEDGRTRIKSPSSTLSTAEAISVLNNGQALATHFGNGKLHADDLAASLTGAIVKDNQHDAPLWEEYLETVVRQRKNWKDLYDACRTLL; translated from the coding sequence ATGGCCAAAAGCAAACACACGCTACGCCCACACGCAGAAAACGCTTTCGCAAAAGAACTTACTGCCCTCAAGGCGCAGGATAAACTGCACCGTCCGGAAGGGTGGGAACTTTCTCCGCAGGCGGTAGTGACCTATTTGTTGGGGGGCACTTTGGAGGATGGCACCCTCATAGAACCCAAGTATTTTGGGCAGCGCAGGTTGATCGAAGTGGCCGTAGCTACCTTGGTGACCGATCGTGCTCTCCTACTCGTGGGCATACCAGGTACTGCCAAAACCTGGGTAAGTGAACACCTGGCAGCAGCCATCAGTGGGAATTCGACGCTACTGGTGCAAGGCACTGCGGGCCTCAATGAAGAAGCTTTGCGCTACGGCTGGAACTATGCGCAGCTCTTGGCAGAAGGACCATCTGAAAAAGCAGTTGTGCCCAGCCCCGTGATGAAAGGAATGACGACGGGCAAAATCGTTCGAATAGAAGAGCTTACCCGTATTCCCAGTGATGTGCAAGATGCACTGATCACCATCCTGTCAGAGAAAACTTTACCCATCCCAGAGCTTAACGCAGAAGTACAGGCCATCCGCGGATTTAATCTCATCGCCACGGCCAACGACCGAGACAAAGGCGTCAATGAGTTGTCTTCAGCCCTCCGGCGTCGCTTCAATACCGTCATGATGCCCCTACCGGCAACCTTGGAAGAGGAAGTGAAGATCGTAGAGACCAGGGTCAACCAAACCCAAAGCCAGTTGGAGATTCCGGCACCACCCCTGCCTTCTGATGAGGTACGTCGGTTGGTGACCATCTTTAGAGAACTTCGTTCCGGTAAAACCGAAGATGGCCGTACCCGGATCAAGTCGCCGAGCAGTACCTTGAGTACCGCAGAAGCGATTTCTGTACTCAACAACGGGCAGGCATTGGCCACTCATTTTGGCAACGGAAAACTGCACGCCGATGATTTGGCGGCCAGCCTAACAGGCGCCATCGTAAAAGACAATCAACACGATGCTCCTTTATGGGAAGAATACCTTGAAACGGTCGTCCGGCAGCGTAAAAACTGGAAAGATCTTTACGACGCCTGCCGAACATTGTTGTAA